From a region of the Ketobacter sp. MCCC 1A13808 genome:
- the ggpS gene encoding glucosylglycerol-phosphate synthase, with protein sequence MLLATDLDGTFLSGEPDSRLKLYQLIASHPDIQLVFVTGRGLESVLPLLADPTLPHPDYIICDVGCTVVDGHTQQPVPLLQGNIEQSWPGEHVIEEAVAHIHGLQRQEVPQERRCSYFCEEQSVSDELRTIVEKLNCELVFSAGRYLDVLPKGVNKGGTLKKLIDYLGIGVEQVLVAGDTLNDLTMFEQEYVGVCVGDSEQKLLQATENNTRVYHAEASGCGGILEAIEHFGFLGPEGIAAEARDTLEPGQSDLVIVYHRLPYEEVIENGEMIRRRPTSPNGIIPTLLSFFADGKQGSWVAWSIHDDNKGKFESHTEVDASQYPKLVAARVPLTKEEVDIFYKRFSKEAFWPTLHTFWERAVFREDHWEVFLKVNKDFAERTAAEAAAGATIWIHDYNLWMVPAFLRELRPDVIIAFFHHTYFPSADVFNVLPWRKEIVGSLLQCDFVGFHIPRQAENFVDVVRGVTPVKVLERMSCAPRFLTYGCAVGLEEMVTEIQVNDRVVRLGAHPVGLDMNRVKTVLDDPGTKAKMAQLRFELSGTKLILSVERLDYTKGILEKLLAYERLLEDHPELISKITLMMVCVPAAKEMTVYRDLQNDIERAVGRINGRFSKVGWSPIQFFLRGFPFEDLVTYYAMADVMWITPLRDGLNLVAKEYVATQGMTEGTGVLVLSEFAGAAAELRGAVLANPHDPSEMVTACYLALTMKKAEAKGRIREAFHVVEHNDIRQWGLEFLEAVEQCKPKTTRLEDKTEPKVA encoded by the coding sequence ATGCTTTTAGCTACTGACTTAGATGGAACCTTTCTATCCGGCGAACCCGATAGCCGGCTAAAACTTTATCAACTGATTGCATCGCATCCGGATATTCAACTGGTATTTGTTACCGGTCGCGGGCTTGAATCTGTACTGCCCTTACTTGCTGACCCAACGCTTCCTCACCCGGATTACATCATTTGTGACGTGGGGTGTACGGTGGTTGACGGCCACACCCAGCAGCCAGTGCCTTTGTTGCAAGGCAATATCGAACAGAGCTGGCCGGGTGAGCATGTTATTGAAGAGGCTGTCGCGCACATCCACGGTTTGCAACGTCAAGAAGTTCCGCAGGAGCGGCGTTGTTCCTATTTTTGCGAAGAGCAATCGGTGAGTGACGAGCTGCGAACGATCGTAGAGAAACTGAATTGTGAGTTGGTATTTTCTGCCGGGCGCTATCTGGATGTTCTGCCGAAAGGAGTCAACAAGGGCGGCACGCTGAAAAAGCTCATCGATTATCTCGGTATTGGTGTCGAGCAGGTGTTGGTGGCGGGGGATACCCTGAATGATCTGACTATGTTCGAACAGGAATACGTCGGTGTTTGCGTTGGCGACTCGGAACAAAAGTTATTGCAGGCCACAGAAAATAACACAAGGGTCTATCATGCCGAGGCCTCCGGCTGTGGTGGCATCCTGGAAGCGATTGAGCACTTCGGCTTTTTAGGGCCGGAGGGTATTGCGGCAGAAGCCCGGGACACACTGGAGCCCGGCCAGTCGGATCTGGTGATTGTGTATCATCGGCTCCCCTACGAAGAAGTGATCGAAAACGGTGAAATGATTCGGCGTCGGCCGACTTCACCCAACGGCATAATCCCGACCTTGTTGAGTTTTTTCGCCGATGGCAAACAAGGGTCCTGGGTCGCCTGGTCTATTCATGACGACAACAAAGGTAAGTTCGAATCTCATACCGAGGTGGATGCTTCGCAATATCCGAAACTGGTTGCGGCGCGAGTCCCTCTTACGAAAGAAGAAGTCGATATTTTTTATAAGCGATTTTCGAAAGAGGCGTTCTGGCCCACCTTACACACTTTCTGGGAGCGGGCAGTTTTTCGCGAAGACCACTGGGAAGTGTTTCTAAAGGTGAACAAGGATTTCGCGGAGCGCACCGCTGCAGAAGCCGCGGCCGGCGCAACCATATGGATTCACGATTATAACTTATGGATGGTGCCTGCGTTTTTGCGCGAGTTGCGCCCTGATGTCATCATCGCGTTTTTCCATCACACCTATTTCCCGTCGGCCGATGTTTTCAATGTCTTACCCTGGCGTAAGGAAATTGTGGGCAGCTTGCTGCAGTGTGACTTTGTTGGTTTTCATATCCCCCGTCAGGCCGAAAATTTTGTTGATGTGGTCCGTGGTGTAACACCGGTAAAAGTACTTGAACGTATGAGTTGTGCTCCGCGTTTTCTGACTTATGGCTGCGCGGTCGGGCTGGAAGAAATGGTCACCGAAATACAGGTCAACGACCGCGTAGTGCGGTTAGGGGCTCATCCGGTTGGTTTGGATATGAACCGGGTAAAAACGGTGCTGGACGATCCGGGTACCAAGGCAAAAATGGCGCAACTGCGCTTTGAACTGAGTGGTACCAAGCTGATCCTCTCCGTGGAACGCCTCGATTACACCAAAGGGATTTTGGAGAAACTGTTAGCTTATGAGCGTTTACTCGAAGATCACCCCGAGCTGATCTCCAAGATCACTTTAATGATGGTGTGCGTGCCAGCTGCAAAAGAAATGACGGTTTATCGTGATCTGCAGAATGATATTGAACGGGCTGTGGGCAGGATCAATGGCCGGTTTTCGAAAGTAGGTTGGTCGCCCATACAGTTCTTCCTCAGAGGGTTTCCGTTTGAAGACCTAGTGACTTATTACGCGATGGCGGACGTGATGTGGATTACGCCGTTACGGGATGGATTGAACCTGGTGGCAAAGGAGTATGTCGCGACACAGGGAATGACTGAGGGCACCGGCGTATTGGTGCTGTCTGAGTTTGCCGGTGCAGCGGCAGAGCTGAGGGGGGCGGTGTTAGCGAACCCCCACGATCCGTCCGAAATGGTCACCGCCTGCTATCTGGCATTGACCATGAAAAAAGCAGAGGCGAAAGGGCGCATCCGGGAAGCTTTCCATGTGGTTGAGCATAACGACATTAGGCAATGGGGCCTGGAATTCCTGGAAGCAGTAGAACAATGTAAACCCAAGACCACTCGCCTGGAAGATAAGACAGAACCCAAAGTGGCCTGA
- a CDS encoding alpha/beta fold hydrolase produces the protein MPFLERQSLKLHYQVFGERAANLPGHDKVPVLLLHGFSGSIEQWRMAGMIEALQVDHTVIAIDLRGHGQSSKPRSPQQYGLQQRLHDIVEMLEHLHIPRVHLVGYSMGGWLGFGMMTQFPQMIASLCVGGSHPFHDSMAAFRQVQKDQPDTFIKAFESFIGEPLSTPAKAMIVQNDLQALTAAAQDREDMSNVIPSLNSIPVMLFCGELDQRLSAMETLAQQLTLPLLVLPRVGHALAPFAGPALTSAVKAFLLNVSATQTSSF, from the coding sequence ATGCCTTTTCTGGAGCGCCAATCGTTAAAGCTACACTATCAAGTATTTGGTGAGCGTGCAGCAAACCTACCTGGCCACGACAAAGTACCCGTCCTGCTGCTGCACGGATTTTCCGGTAGCATCGAACAATGGCGAATGGCGGGGATGATTGAAGCACTGCAAGTCGATCACACGGTCATCGCGATTGATTTGCGGGGCCATGGGCAGAGCAGCAAACCCCGCTCGCCGCAGCAGTATGGGCTGCAGCAACGCCTGCATGATATCGTCGAAATGCTGGAACACCTGCACATTCCCCGGGTACACCTGGTCGGCTATTCCATGGGAGGCTGGCTGGGCTTTGGCATGATGACGCAGTTTCCACAAATGATTGCTTCGCTCTGTGTTGGTGGTTCCCACCCTTTCCACGACTCCATGGCCGCGTTCAGACAAGTACAGAAAGACCAGCCGGACACCTTTATAAAAGCGTTTGAAAGTTTTATCGGAGAACCGCTATCAACGCCGGCAAAAGCGATGATCGTGCAGAATGACTTGCAGGCACTCACCGCTGCAGCGCAGGATCGAGAAGATATGTCCAATGTCATCCCTTCACTGAACTCGATTCCGGTTATGCTTTTCTGCGGAGAGCTGGATCAAAGGTTATCCGCCATGGAAACCCTTGCGCAACAACTTACCCTGCCGTTGCTTGTGCTGCCGCGTGTAGGACACGCGTTGGCCCCCTTCGCCGGCCCCGCGCTGACCTCCGCAGTGAAAGCCTTCTTGCTTAACGTTTCTGCAACTCAGACATCCAGCTTTTGA
- a CDS encoding LysR family transcriptional regulator: MDLKSLSYFVAAYEEANITLAARRCHVSQPSISAAVSALEENLGITVFLRHKRGVTATTEGDRLYQAARRLLSDAASLRAMFSPVDQATTFTLGLMTAINVNRVMTLLEPLLQRQTPLDLRLAAADAECDARIVCDTDVSADERCIELWKEPFVVALPEGHALAMKPDLVMMDLVGTPLIAREYCSNNFLEAARLAGMEFNVVATAQSEEWAIALVNAGVGVAILPESYIKPEHKIIARSFSNMTVYRRVVLAYPAKPTPPVVLKSWMSELQKR, from the coding sequence ATGGATCTGAAGTCGTTGAGTTATTTTGTTGCAGCCTACGAAGAAGCCAACATTACTCTCGCAGCAAGGCGTTGCCACGTTTCCCAGCCTTCCATTTCCGCGGCGGTATCCGCCCTGGAGGAAAATCTGGGTATTACCGTGTTTTTGCGCCACAAACGGGGTGTCACGGCCACCACCGAGGGCGATCGGCTCTATCAGGCCGCCCGGCGCTTGTTGAGCGATGCTGCTTCCTTGCGCGCGATGTTTTCACCGGTTGACCAGGCAACCACGTTTACCCTGGGTTTAATGACCGCCATCAATGTGAATCGGGTGATGACACTGCTGGAGCCGCTGCTGCAGCGGCAAACGCCTCTGGATCTTCGGTTGGCAGCCGCAGATGCGGAGTGTGATGCGCGCATAGTCTGTGATACGGATGTAAGCGCCGACGAGCGTTGCATTGAGCTATGGAAAGAGCCGTTTGTGGTGGCTCTGCCGGAAGGGCATGCACTGGCGATGAAGCCGGATCTGGTGATGATGGACCTGGTGGGGACCCCCCTGATTGCACGGGAATATTGTTCCAATAATTTTCTCGAAGCCGCCCGATTGGCAGGAATGGAGTTCAATGTGGTGGCGACTGCCCAGTCCGAAGAGTGGGCTATTGCTCTGGTGAACGCAGGAGTGGGCGTGGCGATTTTACCGGAGAGTTATATTAAGCCGGAGCATAAAATTATCGCCCGGTCGTTTTCAAATATGACGGTGTACCGTCGAGTGGTGTTAGCCTATCCCGCAAAACCCACACCGCCAGTGGTACTCAAAAGCTGGATGTCTGAGTTGCAGAAACGTTAA
- a CDS encoding SDR family oxidoreductase, with amino-acid sequence MATSTIFITGGTGLIGSWTTATLTQQGHQVYVLARNSAARKATYLDWIKRHGGTPERVQLVEGNLNSPALGINQEGLQHLAQCQIVYHMGSSFEWGLSRQQAHLTTVQGTIELAQQLVKMPDLKQLIHLTGYMLKAPKIWETLQLNANTYDYADGLTAAQQDRLYRRFSAYEAAKVVASFEMSRRAARHKLPLTNIELCTVAGHSQTGEILQPQGFPQLVYGVKNKFMPLIPGKAEDWIPLIPLDYLVQFITGIIHVPHTIGQDYLVLDERTPNFAALLKLIAEHLDMKPATHHVPKKWVKLLLNLGLSRISGMSAETLDFLQPYRFDTQASQKVAAEMGLVMPDITDVVKRTVAFLAGNEFAQFHTAS; translated from the coding sequence ATGGCAACATCGACAATTTTCATCACCGGGGGCACCGGGCTCATCGGCTCCTGGACCACAGCAACGCTGACTCAGCAGGGGCATCAGGTGTACGTTCTGGCGCGCAATAGTGCCGCCAGGAAAGCGACATACCTTGATTGGATAAAACGCCATGGTGGCACGCCCGAGCGAGTGCAATTAGTCGAAGGAAACTTAAATAGTCCGGCACTGGGCATCAATCAGGAGGGCCTACAGCACCTGGCACAATGTCAGATCGTATATCACATGGGATCGTCTTTTGAGTGGGGCCTGAGCCGGCAACAAGCCCACCTGACCACAGTACAGGGCACCATTGAACTAGCACAGCAACTAGTGAAGATGCCGGACCTGAAGCAATTAATACATTTGACCGGCTATATGCTGAAAGCACCCAAGATCTGGGAAACGTTGCAGTTGAATGCCAACACCTATGATTACGCAGATGGACTGACTGCTGCCCAACAAGACCGGCTCTATCGACGCTTCAGCGCTTATGAAGCTGCGAAAGTGGTGGCCAGCTTCGAAATGTCGCGCCGGGCAGCACGCCATAAGCTTCCTCTCACGAATATAGAGCTGTGTACTGTGGCGGGTCATTCGCAAACCGGTGAGATTTTGCAGCCGCAGGGTTTTCCGCAACTGGTATATGGGGTGAAGAATAAATTCATGCCGCTGATACCAGGCAAAGCAGAGGACTGGATTCCACTGATTCCGCTGGACTATCTGGTGCAATTTATTACCGGCATTATTCATGTACCTCACACCATAGGACAGGATTATCTGGTCCTGGATGAGCGCACACCGAATTTTGCAGCGCTGTTGAAACTGATCGCTGAGCATCTGGATATGAAGCCGGCAACCCACCATGTGCCGAAGAAATGGGTCAAGTTACTGCTGAACCTGGGCTTGTCCCGTATCTCCGGCATGTCCGCAGAAACTCTGGATTTTTTGCAGCCTTATCGTTTCGATACCCAGGCCAGCCAAAAGGTGGCCGCTGAAATGGGGCTGGTGATGCCGGACATTACCGACGTTGTAAAAAGAACGGTGGCATTTTTGGCAGGTAATGAATTTGCCCAATTTCATACTGCCAGCTAG
- the fumC gene encoding class II fumarate hydratase gives METRTERDALGKVEVPATALWGAQTQRSLQNFPIGDQHFPAQFIFQYALLKKAAALANTELGKLDAELAGYIVDACDEVMAGQHRDQFPLSVWQTGSGTQTNMNLNEVISNRANELAGNKRGTQQPIHPNDHVNMSQSSNDSFPTVMHMTVVHQWYHQLSPVLTDLLQSLENKQNQFKDLIKSGRTHLMDATPITLGQEFSGYRGQVQLAMQELEKAVPGLMALAIGGSAVGTGLNTHPRWPDTVVARINSLTGLSFVPAENKFMALAGHEALLSFHGAVRVLASALFKIGNDLRWMGSGPRCGLGELKIPANEPGSSIMPGKVNPTQIEALTMVALRVLGNDQTIAMANTQGQFELNVFKPLIIYTVMESVTLLSDAIASFTRRCLDGIEAEPARLQHFVSSTLMLVTALVPHIGYDKASEAAKKAYADQTTLKQAVVALGYLDDSEFERLVVPESMLGP, from the coding sequence ATGGAAACCCGCACAGAACGCGATGCACTGGGCAAGGTGGAAGTGCCGGCAACGGCACTTTGGGGTGCCCAGACGCAACGATCACTACAGAATTTCCCCATCGGCGATCAACATTTTCCGGCGCAGTTTATTTTTCAGTATGCGCTATTAAAAAAAGCAGCGGCGTTGGCCAATACGGAATTGGGTAAGCTGGACGCAGAGTTAGCCGGTTACATTGTGGACGCATGTGATGAAGTAATGGCAGGCCAGCATCGGGATCAGTTTCCATTGTCTGTTTGGCAAACCGGAAGCGGCACGCAGACAAATATGAACCTGAACGAAGTGATCTCTAACCGGGCTAACGAGCTGGCGGGTAATAAACGCGGCACTCAGCAGCCAATACACCCCAACGACCATGTCAATATGTCGCAATCCTCCAACGACTCCTTCCCCACGGTGATGCACATGACAGTGGTGCATCAGTGGTATCACCAGTTGTCACCGGTATTGACTGATCTGTTGCAAAGCCTGGAGAACAAACAAAACCAATTCAAAGATCTGATCAAAAGTGGCCGCACCCATTTAATGGACGCGACTCCGATAACACTGGGTCAGGAGTTCAGCGGTTACCGCGGGCAGGTTCAGCTGGCAATGCAGGAACTGGAAAAAGCCGTTCCCGGACTGATGGCGCTGGCCATCGGTGGCAGTGCGGTGGGCACGGGATTAAACACACACCCGCGGTGGCCGGATACGGTGGTGGCAAGGATTAATAGTTTGACCGGGCTGTCGTTTGTGCCCGCTGAAAATAAGTTTATGGCGCTGGCAGGGCATGAGGCGTTACTGAGTTTTCACGGAGCGGTGCGTGTGCTTGCCAGTGCTTTATTTAAGATAGGGAATGACTTGCGCTGGATGGGCAGCGGGCCTCGTTGTGGTTTAGGTGAGCTTAAAATTCCCGCGAATGAGCCGGGCAGCTCGATTATGCCAGGCAAAGTAAACCCGACTCAAATTGAGGCTTTAACTATGGTGGCGTTGCGCGTGTTGGGAAACGATCAAACGATTGCCATGGCGAATACCCAAGGTCAATTTGAACTCAATGTGTTCAAACCACTGATTATTTATACCGTTATGGAATCGGTTACTCTGCTGTCCGATGCCATTGCCAGTTTTACCCGCCGTTGCCTGGACGGGATCGAAGCGGAACCGGCGCGCCTGCAGCACTTCGTCAGCAGCACTCTAATGTTGGTTACGGCGCTCGTGCCCCACATCGGTTATGACAAAGCATCAGAGGCGGCGAAGAAAGCCTACGCAGACCAAACCACATTAAAGCAAGCGGTAGTCGCATTGGGTTATCTGGACGATTCGGAGTTTGAACGGTTAGTGGTGCCGGAATCGATGCTGGGTCCCTGA
- the acnA gene encoding aconitate hydratase AcnA, giving the protein MSVQVNDTLHTRTSLSVSDKQYTIFSLQKLIESGHESVRKLPYSLKVLLENLLRFEDGVSVKSEHIQALIDWNPVNPVKQEIAFRPSRVLMQDFTGVPAVVDLAAMRDDVARRGKDPALINPINQVDLVIDHSVMVDKFADPSAYHDNVEIEMERNGERYQFLRWGQSAFDNFRVVPPGTGICHQVNLEYLAEVAWRKEIDGETYVFPDTLVGTDSHTTMINGLGVLGWGVGGIEAEAAMLGQPVSMLIPEVVGFQLDGKLNEGITATDLVLTVVEMLRAHGVVGKFVEFYGAGLDHLPLADRATIANMAPEYGATCGFFPVDQETITYLTLSGRPPELVELVEAYSKAQGLWRDESDATHYSSSLHLDMSSVVPSLAGPKRPQDRVPLPKLPAAITDVLNLSGRTEPQEIAVSGADYCLADGDVVIAAITSCTNTSNPAVMMAAGLIAQKAVELGITTKPWVKTSLAPGSKVVTDYLVKAGLQTYLNQLGFNLVGYGCTTCIGNSGPLPDPIEAAVDEGKLTVCSVLSGNRNFEGRIHPKVRANWLASPPLVVVYALAGSTLLNLDEDPVGETAEGKQVYLKDLWPTNAEIQQAVALVSSDLFSQQYADVFSGDEQWQSIQVPDSKTYEWDSKSTYIQNPPFFLDNSHDPYADVSGARVLALLGDSITTDHISPAGSIGETSPAGLYLKANGVQKKDFNSYGSRRGNHEVMMRGTFANVRIKNEMCPGVEGGVTQFQPQGEQMAIYDAAMKYQQDNVPLVIFAGKEYGTGSSRDWAAKGTRLLGVKAVVAESFERIHRSNLVGMGVLPLQFPPGESRNTLQLNGTEIVSLTGLKGLGMGTKVTLHVVREDGSEASLELICRIDTEDELHYYQQGGILQYVLEQLAERS; this is encoded by the coding sequence ATGTCCGTTCAGGTAAACGATACACTCCACACCCGCACTTCATTGTCCGTTAGCGACAAACAATACACCATCTTCAGTTTGCAAAAATTAATCGAATCCGGGCACGAGTCAGTCCGTAAGTTGCCGTACTCCCTGAAAGTATTATTGGAAAATTTGTTGCGCTTTGAGGACGGAGTAAGTGTTAAGTCCGAACATATCCAGGCGTTAATCGATTGGAACCCCGTGAACCCGGTCAAGCAGGAAATTGCGTTCCGCCCGTCTCGCGTTTTGATGCAGGATTTCACCGGAGTTCCTGCGGTCGTGGATTTGGCTGCGATGCGCGACGATGTGGCGCGCCGGGGCAAAGACCCGGCATTGATTAATCCCATTAACCAGGTGGATCTGGTTATAGACCACTCGGTGATGGTGGATAAATTCGCAGATCCTTCTGCTTATCACGACAACGTTGAAATTGAAATGGAGCGCAATGGCGAGCGCTATCAGTTTTTACGCTGGGGGCAGTCGGCGTTTGACAATTTTCGGGTAGTGCCTCCAGGCACCGGTATTTGCCACCAGGTAAATCTGGAATATTTAGCGGAAGTCGCCTGGCGCAAGGAGATTGATGGGGAGACCTATGTGTTTCCGGATACACTGGTGGGCACCGACAGTCATACCACCATGATCAACGGTCTGGGCGTCCTGGGTTGGGGTGTAGGCGGCATCGAAGCCGAAGCGGCGATGCTCGGACAACCGGTGTCGATGTTGATACCTGAAGTGGTGGGCTTTCAGCTAGATGGAAAGTTAAACGAAGGTATTACCGCGACCGACTTGGTATTAACCGTCGTTGAAATGCTGCGTGCGCACGGCGTTGTGGGTAAATTCGTGGAATTCTATGGCGCGGGACTGGACCATTTGCCGTTAGCTGACCGCGCCACCATCGCCAATATGGCGCCGGAATACGGTGCAACCTGTGGTTTCTTTCCGGTAGACCAGGAGACCATAACGTATTTAACCTTGTCCGGGCGTCCCCCTGAACTGGTTGAATTGGTGGAAGCGTACAGCAAGGCCCAGGGGTTGTGGCGGGATGAGTCCGATGCCACTCATTACAGCAGCTCATTGCACCTGGACATGTCGTCAGTGGTGCCCAGCCTGGCTGGCCCCAAGCGGCCCCAGGATCGGGTGCCTTTGCCTAAGTTGCCTGCCGCCATCACCGATGTGCTGAACTTGTCCGGTCGCACTGAACCTCAGGAAATTGCAGTATCGGGCGCGGATTATTGTTTGGCAGACGGTGACGTGGTGATCGCTGCCATTACATCGTGCACCAACACATCCAATCCCGCAGTAATGATGGCTGCCGGCTTAATTGCGCAGAAGGCAGTTGAGCTGGGCATTACCACAAAGCCCTGGGTAAAAACGTCGTTGGCGCCAGGGTCCAAGGTGGTCACTGATTATTTGGTGAAGGCCGGGCTGCAAACCTATCTGAATCAACTTGGGTTTAACTTGGTGGGGTATGGCTGCACCACCTGTATCGGTAATTCCGGTCCCTTGCCGGACCCCATTGAAGCGGCAGTGGACGAAGGTAAATTAACCGTGTGTTCCGTGTTGTCCGGCAATCGGAACTTTGAAGGCCGCATCCATCCCAAAGTGCGTGCAAACTGGTTGGCGTCACCGCCGCTGGTGGTGGTGTATGCCCTGGCCGGTTCCACCTTGCTTAATTTGGACGAGGATCCGGTAGGCGAAACCGCAGAGGGCAAGCAGGTGTATTTAAAAGATCTGTGGCCCACAAATGCGGAAATTCAGCAGGCGGTGGCCTTGGTGTCGAGTGATTTGTTCAGTCAGCAATACGCGGATGTGTTCAGCGGTGATGAGCAGTGGCAGTCAATTCAGGTGCCAGACAGTAAAACCTATGAGTGGGATTCCAAATCGACTTATATCCAGAATCCGCCGTTTTTCCTCGACAATAGTCATGACCCCTATGCGGATGTGAGCGGAGCCAGGGTGCTGGCACTGTTAGGTGACAGTATTACCACGGACCATATATCCCCAGCAGGTAGTATCGGGGAGACAAGTCCCGCCGGGTTGTATTTGAAAGCCAACGGCGTGCAGAAAAAAGATTTCAATTCCTACGGTTCGCGACGTGGTAATCATGAAGTGATGATGCGCGGTACATTCGCTAACGTGCGTATAAAAAATGAAATGTGCCCCGGTGTAGAAGGGGGGGTCACACAGTTTCAGCCGCAGGGTGAACAGATGGCGATTTATGACGCCGCTATGAAATACCAGCAGGACAATGTCCCCCTGGTGATCTTTGCCGGTAAGGAATACGGCACCGGGTCCAGTCGCGATTGGGCCGCCAAGGGAACCCGTTTGCTGGGCGTGAAAGCCGTAGTGGCCGAAAGCTTTGAGCGCATTCACCGTTCCAATCTGGTCGGTATGGGGGTTCTGCCACTGCAATTTCCGCCAGGAGAAAGCCGCAATACCCTGCAACTGAACGGAACCGAAATAGTGTCGCTTACCGGATTAAAAGGTTTGGGTATGGGCACTAAAGTGACGTTGCATGTGGTGCGTGAAGACGGTAGTGAGGCATCACTGGAGCTGATTTGCCGTATTGATACAGAAGATGAACTGCACTATTACCAGCAAGGCGGGATTTTGCAATACGTATTGGAGCAGCTAGCAGAACGAAGTTAA
- a CDS encoding Zn-dependent hydrolase gives MDRVEKDLYQLAKFGFNEKDKGIYRQGFTDPDWESRLWLMEYFESYGLKVQMDGAGNVCARLEPEGGESQPTIIIASHLDSVPAGGIFDGTLGVVAGLECIRIIQENNIPFRYPIEIIATSEEEGRFGGMLGAQALTGSLTLGWLENAKDPTGEKITDAMAKYGLDYHQALHAVRAPETIKAFLELHIEQGPVLEASKKTIGVVEGISGVFKWLIKFIGKADHAGTAPMNLRSDAFMGLAEFAHEIGRIIEENGTDKTRLTIGRVELKPGYAHTVPGQAEFTLVGRDMSEEVMKDVSDSCRKALSAIARRHRLMFEYEQMSWLEPKACSQYVMDVIEKNTQELGYSYQLMPSGAGHDAQFFSDITPTGMIFIPSVGGVSHAPDEWSHWSDVEKGCNVLLNSLLTIQHDNAEGKA, from the coding sequence ATCGACCGGGTAGAAAAAGATCTCTATCAATTGGCCAAATTTGGATTTAACGAGAAGGACAAAGGTATCTACCGTCAGGGCTTTACCGATCCGGATTGGGAATCCCGGCTATGGCTAATGGAATATTTCGAGAGCTACGGCCTGAAAGTGCAAATGGATGGTGCAGGTAATGTGTGCGCCCGCCTGGAGCCGGAAGGCGGTGAATCTCAACCAACCATTATTATCGCCTCCCACCTGGATTCTGTCCCTGCTGGCGGTATTTTTGACGGCACACTGGGTGTGGTGGCCGGACTTGAGTGCATCCGGATCATCCAGGAAAATAACATCCCCTTCCGCTATCCCATTGAAATCATAGCCACCAGCGAAGAAGAAGGCCGCTTCGGCGGTATGCTGGGAGCCCAGGCACTCACCGGCAGCCTGACCCTGGGCTGGCTGGAAAATGCGAAAGACCCCACTGGTGAAAAGATTACCGATGCCATGGCCAAATACGGCCTGGACTACCATCAGGCTTTACATGCTGTGCGTGCCCCCGAAACCATCAAAGCGTTTTTGGAATTACATATCGAGCAGGGGCCAGTGCTGGAAGCCAGTAAAAAAACCATTGGTGTGGTGGAAGGCATTTCCGGGGTGTTCAAATGGTTAATTAAGTTTATTGGAAAAGCCGATCATGCTGGCACTGCGCCGATGAACCTGCGCAGTGACGCGTTTATGGGGCTGGCGGAATTTGCACACGAAATCGGTCGCATAATCGAAGAGAACGGCACCGATAAAACCCGCCTGACCATTGGTCGAGTGGAATTGAAGCCCGGTTATGCGCACACCGTTCCTGGTCAGGCAGAATTTACACTGGTAGGGCGGGATATGTCTGAAGAGGTCATGAAAGACGTATCAGACAGTTGCCGAAAAGCCTTATCGGCCATCGCCCGCCGTCACCGGCTGATGTTTGAATACGAACAAATGAGTTGGCTGGAGCCCAAGGCCTGTTCGCAATACGTAATGGATGTAATTGAAAAAAATACGCAGGAATTGGGATACAGCTATCAACTGATGCCCAGCGGTGCAGGTCATGATGCACAATTCTTTAGCGATATCACGCCCACCGGAATGATCTTCATTCCCAGTGTCGGCGGTGTCAGTCACGCACCGGACGAGTGGTCCCATTGGTCAGACGTAGAAAAAGGCTGCAACGTATTGTTAAACAGCCTTTTAACTATTCAGCACGATAATGCAGAAGGTAAAGCATAG